The Ornithinimicrobium faecis genome includes a window with the following:
- a CDS encoding GNAT family N-acetyltransferase, translating to MNLKLCEVTSQNVHALMEFPLRPGQERFVAPVANSIAEASVTPTAWPRAICDGDDVVGFVMANFDPDNELAAFRCGIWRLHVSADQQGRGVGRFAVEEVAREARRRGNEQMTVLWVQGDGGPEQFYLRCGFEPTGERLFGQILGARSTHTAATGTPPTRAS from the coding sequence ATGAACCTCAAGTTGTGCGAAGTCACCAGTCAGAACGTGCACGCCCTGATGGAGTTTCCGTTGCGGCCCGGCCAGGAACGCTTCGTTGCGCCGGTCGCGAACTCGATCGCCGAGGCCTCCGTGACTCCCACAGCGTGGCCACGTGCAATCTGTGACGGCGACGATGTTGTCGGGTTCGTCATGGCCAACTTCGACCCGGACAACGAGTTGGCGGCCTTTCGCTGCGGGATCTGGAGACTGCATGTCTCGGCAGATCAACAGGGACGTGGCGTGGGGCGCTTTGCCGTCGAAGAGGTCGCCCGAGAAGCCCGGCGACGGGGGAACGAGCAGATGACTGTGCTGTGGGTTCAGGGCGACGGTGGACCAGAGCAGTTCTATCTGCGCTGCGGCTTCGAGCCGACCGGCGAACGACTGTTCGGCCAGATCCTGGGCGCCCGCAGCACACACACTGCGGCCACTGGCACACCGCCCACACGCGCGTCGTGA